The Chitinivibrionia bacterium genome window below encodes:
- a CDS encoding chemotaxis protein CheW — MSDKKSADGNELTGKYLTFVLGSGEYAIGLLKVQQVIQMQPMTRIPKAPKFINGLVNLRGKVIPTLNLHSKFSMQMPEQTSRTCIVIVEISDKGSNLTVGIIFDEVKEVMEVTAEMLTDTPAKTEQLSSSAKHIVGAFKVGKKVRFILDLDEILSVDEVAALRKTI; from the coding sequence ATGTCCGACAAAAAATCCGCCGATGGCAATGAATTGACAGGAAAATACTTAACTTTTGTTTTAGGCAGCGGCGAGTATGCCATAGGTCTGCTCAAAGTTCAACAGGTTATTCAGATGCAACCGATGACGCGCATTCCTAAAGCGCCGAAATTCATTAACGGTCTCGTAAACCTTCGCGGAAAGGTAATTCCCACCCTTAATCTTCACAGTAAATTCAGTATGCAAATGCCCGAACAAACAAGCCGAACTTGTATTGTGATAGTCGAGATTTCCGACAAAGGGAGCAATCTTACCGTAGGAATTATTTTTGACGAAGTAAAAGAAGTAATGGAAGTTACCGCCGAAATGCTTACCGACACACCTGCTAAAACCGAGCAGTTGAGCAGTAGTGCAAAACACATTGTAGGCGCGTTCAAAGTGGGTAAAAAAGTACGCTTTATCTTGGATTTGGACGAAATTTTAAGCGTGGACGAGGTAGCGGCACTCAGAAAAACTATATGA
- the accD gene encoding acetyl-CoA carboxylase, carboxyltransferase subunit beta, which produces MGWFSHKKEETVNEVIWTKCSKCNKSVFHDTWIENDKVCPKCGFHDRLNAWERIELLLDKGSFKETEASITPADPLGFVDSKASYTERISAAKKQTGLKESVITGTGLMDGRNVAVAVMDFRFLGGSLGSGTGEKIYRIAIKAYEQNIPLIVVSASGGARMQEGILSLMQMAKTCGAISMLNEKNIPYISVLTDPTTGGVSASYAMVGDVNIAEKGALIAFAGRRVVENTIKQKLPDDFQTSEYLLEHGFVDRVVARGDMKRTISEILSFYNRNAG; this is translated from the coding sequence ATGGGTTGGTTCAGCCACAAAAAAGAGGAAACCGTGAATGAGGTTATTTGGACAAAATGTTCAAAATGCAACAAATCGGTTTTCCACGACACTTGGATAGAGAACGACAAAGTTTGCCCGAAATGCGGATTTCACGACCGCCTGAACGCTTGGGAGCGTATAGAACTTCTGCTCGACAAAGGCAGTTTTAAGGAGACGGAAGCGTCAATCACGCCTGCCGACCCGCTTGGATTTGTCGATTCAAAAGCGTCTTACACCGAACGAATAAGCGCCGCAAAAAAGCAGACGGGGCTTAAAGAGTCCGTTATTACGGGAACTGGGCTTATGGACGGGCGCAATGTAGCCGTCGCTGTTATGGATTTTCGCTTTTTGGGCGGAAGTCTTGGAAGCGGAACGGGCGAAAAAATCTACAGAATTGCAATTAAAGCATACGAGCAAAATATACCGCTGATTGTAGTTTCGGCTTCGGGCGGCGCAAGAATGCAGGAAGGAATTTTGTCGCTTATGCAAATGGCGAAAACCTGCGGCGCAATTTCGATGCTCAACGAAAAAAACATTCCTTATATATCGGTTTTAACAGACCCGACGACGGGCGGCGTTTCGGCAAGTTATGCAATGGTCGGCGACGTAAATATCGCCGAAAAAGGCGCGCTGATTGCCTTTGCGGGAAGACGAGTTGTAGAAAACACCATTAAACAAAAATTGCCCGATGATTTCCAGACCTCGGAATACTTGCTTGAACACGGATTTGTCGATAGAGTTGTCGCAAGAGGCGATATGAAAAGAACAATTTCCGAAATTTTATCATTTTACAATCGAAACGCGGGGTAA
- a CDS encoding ATP-binding protein, whose product MAFYGRNAEMERLDEMFNSNKFEFAVIYGRRRVGKTTLIREFVKNKKSVFFAANESTAADNLLSFSRCIGGKSNAPIFSDYESALEAIFELAGNERLVLVIDEYPYLAQSYRGISSLLQIMIDHKKDNSKLMLILCGSSMSFMESQVLGYKSPLYGRRTAQFKIRPFTFFEAFPFFTSFATVDKAVLYGITGGIPEYLCKINPQKNVRENIIDMFLSTSGHFFEEPSNLIKQELREPSTYNVIIESIAGGASRLNEIAVKSGLESNKCSKYLNSLIALGLVKKELPFGETVSKRSIYKLEDFMFRFWYRFVFQNVSAINAGLGGDVYDNEIDRHLNAYMGYIFEDICLQWLSVQAKRGALPFFIGNVGRWWGTNPKTRLQEEIDIMTTRQDSALFAECKFTNSLVDIEVLRNLQRKSEIFDGYKNKFFFLFSKSGFDDNLRKAAAADKNIVLTELKDMY is encoded by the coding sequence ATGGCTTTTTACGGACGAAATGCGGAGATGGAGCGATTAGACGAGATGTTTAATAGCAACAAATTTGAATTTGCTGTGATTTACGGGCGGCGGCGCGTAGGAAAAACCACGCTTATACGAGAGTTTGTCAAGAATAAAAAATCTGTGTTTTTTGCTGCAAACGAAAGCACTGCGGCAGATAATTTGCTATCTTTCAGCAGGTGTATCGGCGGTAAAAGCAACGCGCCGATATTCAGCGATTACGAAAGCGCATTAGAGGCGATTTTTGAACTTGCAGGCAACGAGCGACTTGTTTTAGTGATTGACGAGTATCCGTATCTTGCGCAATCGTATCGCGGTATTTCGTCTTTACTTCAAATTATGATAGACCATAAAAAAGACAATTCTAAATTGATGCTTATATTGTGCGGTTCAAGTATGAGTTTTATGGAAAGTCAAGTTCTCGGCTACAAAAGTCCGCTTTACGGTCGTCGCACTGCGCAGTTTAAAATACGCCCGTTTACTTTTTTTGAAGCGTTTCCGTTTTTCACGAGTTTTGCAACTGTCGATAAAGCGGTTCTGTATGGAATAACAGGCGGTATTCCCGAGTATCTTTGTAAAATCAATCCGCAAAAAAACGTGCGTGAAAATATTATAGATATGTTTCTTAGCACATCGGGTCATTTTTTTGAAGAACCGTCGAACTTAATAAAACAGGAATTGCGCGAACCATCTACATATAACGTAATTATTGAGTCGATAGCCGGCGGCGCTTCGCGACTAAACGAGATAGCTGTAAAGTCGGGATTGGAGAGCAATAAATGTTCCAAATATCTGAATTCCTTGATTGCGCTTGGATTAGTAAAAAAAGAACTCCCGTTTGGCGAAACTGTGAGCAAACGAAGTATTTACAAACTCGAAGATTTTATGTTCAGATTTTGGTATCGCTTTGTTTTTCAAAACGTCAGCGCGATTAACGCAGGGCTTGGCGGCGACGTTTATGACAACGAAATCGACCGCCATCTTAACGCGTATATGGGATATATTTTTGAGGATATATGTTTGCAATGGTTGTCTGTTCAGGCAAAGCGCGGCGCGCTCCCGTTTTTTATCGGTAATGTCGGTCGATGGTGGGGGACAAATCCAAAAACTCGCTTACAAGAAGAGATAGATATAATGACCACTCGGCAAGACAGCGCGTTATTTGCGGAGTGTAAATTCACAAATTCTTTAGTAGATATCGAAGTTTTAAGAAATTTGCAAAGAAAATCCGAAATATTCGACGGCTACAAAAACAAATTTTTCTTTCTGTTCTCCAAAAGCGGTTTCGACGATAATCTTCGCAAAGCCGCCGCGGCGGATAAGAATATTGTTTTAACGGAATTGAAAGATATGTATTGA
- a CDS encoding chemotaxis response regulator protein-glutamate methylesterase: MFKKTRILIVDDSALVRRVLSRELEKETSFEIVGLAPDPYVARDIIAKDKPDVMILDIEMPRMDGITFLRKMMQSLPIPTIIVSSLAQKGSQIALEAMRCGAVEVVAKPCEAYSIEEVIPDLIRKIKSAAMVNVGKIQMQAGASSFAKITSFTATTNKILVIGSSTGGTVALEKILPTLPRNCPGTLIVQHIPAGFSRSLAERLNTTCDVRIKEAENGDSVVPGQVLIAPGGYHMWLKRDGGRYEVKIGLGDPVHYQRPAVEHLFNSTAEQAGKSAVGIILTGMGADGAEGLLKMRNAGARTIAQDEATSVVWGMPGAAVKINAAEFILPLDKVIPKALDLLK, from the coding sequence ATTTTTAAGAAAACAAGAATTTTAATTGTGGATGATTCGGCGTTGGTAAGACGCGTGCTTTCCCGCGAACTCGAAAAAGAGACGAGCTTTGAAATAGTAGGTCTTGCGCCCGACCCGTATGTTGCGCGCGACATAATAGCGAAAGACAAGCCCGACGTTATGATTTTGGACATCGAAATGCCGCGAATGGACGGTATAACCTTTTTGCGCAAAATGATGCAGAGTTTGCCCATTCCTACTATCATTGTGTCGTCGCTTGCTCAGAAGGGCTCGCAAATTGCGTTAGAAGCAATGCGTTGCGGCGCTGTCGAAGTAGTAGCAAAACCGTGCGAAGCATACTCAATAGAAGAAGTTATCCCCGACCTTATACGCAAAATAAAATCGGCGGCAATGGTTAACGTCGGAAAAATTCAAATGCAGGCAGGCGCGAGTTCTTTCGCAAAAATTACATCTTTCACGGCGACAACAAACAAAATTTTAGTTATAGGAAGTTCGACAGGCGGCACGGTCGCGCTCGAAAAAATACTTCCGACGCTTCCCAGAAATTGCCCGGGAACGCTCATTGTTCAGCATATTCCTGCTGGTTTCTCGCGCTCACTCGCCGAGCGTTTGAATACAACCTGCGACGTAAGAATAAAGGAAGCTGAAAACGGCGACAGTGTAGTGCCGGGACAGGTACTTATTGCTCCCGGCGGTTATCATATGTGGCTTAAACGCGACGGTGGGCGCTACGAAGTAAAAATCGGATTAGGCGACCCTGTGCATTATCAAAGACCTGCGGTTGAACATTTGTTTAACTCAACGGCGGAGCAGGCGGGCAAATCGGCGGTCGGCATAATTCTTACGGGAATGGGAGCAGACGGTGCCGAGGGACTTTTGAAAATGAGAAACGCAGGCGCGCGAACCATAGCGCAAGACGAAGCAACTTCGGTAGTTTGGGGAATGCCGGGCGCCGCAGTAAAAATAAACGCCGCAGAATTTATATTGCCGCTCGACAAAGTCATCCCGAAAGCGTTGGATTTACTGAAATAA
- a CDS encoding chemotaxis protein CheD, giving the protein MFNGIVPYTLNPGQVHLVKETGYIRTVVGSAVSICIWDEDLQYACMCHFVFPSPAPGDTPSGLYATESIPTMLKALSSAGSKRRSLSAHILGGASPSINVDPTAEANVDTARAILYQNRIPVICEDVGGNVGRKIVFNAENGNVAVVKVRKLRDGDWNSDF; this is encoded by the coding sequence ATGTTTAACGGCATAGTTCCATATACGCTCAATCCGGGACAAGTTCATCTTGTCAAAGAAACGGGATACATAAGAACCGTTGTAGGGAGTGCTGTGTCAATTTGTATATGGGACGAAGATTTACAATACGCTTGTATGTGTCATTTTGTATTTCCAAGTCCTGCTCCCGGTGATACGCCGAGCGGACTTTACGCCACAGAATCAATTCCGACAATGCTTAAAGCGCTGAGTAGCGCGGGCTCTAAAAGACGCTCGCTTTCGGCACACATTTTGGGCGGAGCAAGCCCATCAATTAACGTTGACCCCACGGCAGAAGCAAACGTCGATACGGCGCGAGCAATTTTATATCAAAACCGAATTCCCGTAATTTGCGAAGACGTCGGCGGAAACGTCGGACGAAAAATCGTGTTTAACGCAGAAAACGGAAATGTTGCAGTTGTAAAAGTAAGAAAACTAAGAGATGGAGATTGGAACAGTGATTTTTAA
- the thiE gene encoding thiamine phosphate synthase encodes MKPTIKKDFGFYSILTDPTLGYDYLANLLVEREVAFLQLRMKDEDKFKILKTAENIRKITQNSKTLFIMNDFIDIAKDCGADGVHLGQDDEKCDTARDILGENAIIGLSTHNINQTKAAQSEKIDYIGIGPVYKTPTKNIPDPVLGLEKMKEMIDASALPAVCIGGIDLERIKEVMQAGAKNFCVVRLLNKSDDPKRTLREILKIRDFFAN; translated from the coding sequence ATGAAACCGACGATAAAAAAAGACTTTGGCTTCTATTCGATACTTACCGACCCGACCCTCGGATATGATTATTTGGCGAATTTACTTGTTGAGCGCGAAGTCGCGTTTTTGCAACTGCGGATGAAAGACGAGGACAAGTTCAAAATACTTAAAACCGCTGAAAATATCCGAAAAATAACGCAGAATTCCAAAACGCTTTTTATTATGAACGATTTTATTGATATTGCAAAGGATTGCGGGGCGGACGGCGTTCATTTGGGACAGGACGACGAAAAATGCGATACGGCGCGCGACATTCTCGGAGAAAACGCGATTATCGGCTTATCGACCCACAATATAAATCAGACGAAAGCGGCGCAGAGCGAAAAAATCGATTATATCGGAATAGGTCCCGTCTATAAAACGCCGACAAAAAATATCCCCGACCCCGTGCTTGGACTGGAAAAGATGAAGGAGATGATCGACGCCTCGGCGCTTCCGGCAGTTTGTATCGGCGGCATAGATTTGGAGAGAATTAAAGAGGTAATGCAGGCGGGTGCGAAGAATTTTTGCGTGGTCAGATTGCTCAATAAATCGGACGATCCGAAAAGAACTTTGCGCGAAATACTAAAAATTCGTGATTTTTTTGCAAATTAG